The Zingiber officinale cultivar Zhangliang chromosome 10A, Zo_v1.1, whole genome shotgun sequence genome contains a region encoding:
- the LOC122027680 gene encoding protein FAF-like, chloroplastic, with product MSVDVLQSPFQIEKHGWLAREEQQYHAPVEMIAMEDNKLRPDNQLGIWSRIQAEKVTEPPPAAPYLHPLVRRRSLSSMSLQICTERLGSETGSDDFTLLHDAVETEHAEKQSVEFVHEESIVVVDRAEERYREAKGTMLVNYHCSIGRRTSARCFPPPLRSIALSDGRPCLKMRPHRRDGRLVIEAVPSPSRKYLHAQREDGRLILCFVEPASDAMAFQQAEERRQFEEDIMEKNEADEKELEEGAEAIVSTQPRRQGGGQASCGESVTTAATGATTAMGTLGLGGKTEQSNELSLTSKRHDREEMLRRCSELRGTAWFICDPCIATSY from the coding sequence ATGTCGGTAGATGTACTTCAATCTCCATTCCAGATCGAGAAGCACGGATGGCTGGCTCGGGAGGAGCAGCAATATCAtgctccggtggagatgatcgcCATGGAAGATAACAAGCTGAGACCCGATAATCAATTAGGCATATGGAGTCGCATTCAGGCTGAGAAGGTAACCGAGCCGCCGCCAGCGGCGCCTTACCTTCATCCTCTAGTTCGACGTCGCTCCTTGAGCTCGATGAGCCTCCAGATTTGCACGGAGAGACTCGGGTCGGAGACCGGCTCCGACGACTTCACCTTACTCCATGACGCCGTTGAAACAGAGCATGCGGAAAAGCAGAGCGTTGAATTCGTGCACGAGGAGAGCATCGTGGTTGTCGACAGAGCAGAGGAGCGCTATCGCGAAGCGAAGGGGACGATGCTGGTGAACTACCATTGCTCCATCGGCAGGAGGACGTCGGCTCGGTGTTTTCCGCCGCCGCTTCGGTCCATCGCTCTCAGCGACGGGCGGCCCTGCCTCAAAATGCGGCCCCACCGCCGCGACGGTCGCCTGGTGATAGAGGCTGTGCCGTCGCCGTCGAGGAAGTACCTCCACGCCCAGCGCGAGGACGGGCGCCTAATCTTATGCTTCGTGGAGCCTGCGTCCGACGCTATGGCATTTCAGCAAGCAGAAGAGAGACGTCAGTTCGAGGAAGACATTATGGAAAAAAACGAAGCAGATGAGAAGGAGCTTGAGGAGGGAGCGGAGGCGATAGTGAGCACCCAGCCCCGGCGACAGGGCGGCGGCCAGGCGAGCTGCGGCGAAAGCGTTACAACAGCTGCGACTGGAGCGACTACTGCGATGGGGACGCTAGGACTCGGAGGGAAGACAGAGCAGAGCAACGAATTGTCGTTGACATCGAAGCGGCACGATCGGGAGGAGATGCTGCGGAGGTGCAGCGAGCTGAGGGGGACAGCTTGGTTCATTTGTGATCCCTGCATTGCAACTTCCTATTAA
- the LOC122027405 gene encoding uncharacterized protein LOC122027405 gives MIHTLTWQTETNPSQLPLSIYRLSTLHSSIRQEDSATLPRPFCLSSMALTSAVTMSKPAISFSRPFTGSETFFQPLMLPAHTAAGRRPGAQLKVRALSSSEKEKALGGLAAAAMVAALVIPEVAEAAQPGISPSLKNFLLSIVSGGVVVGVIAGAVVAVSNFDPVKRS, from the coding sequence ATGATCCACACGCTGACCTGGCAAACGGAAACTAATCCGAGCCAATTACCTCTATCGATATATCGTCTTTCTACTCTCCATTCTTCAATTAGACAGGAAGACAGCGCCACGTTGCCTCGCCCGTTTTGCCTCTCCTCCATGGCATTGACTTCCGCTGTCACCATGTCGAAGCCGGCGATCAGCTTCAGCCGACCCTTCACGGGCTCAGAAACCTTCTTTCAGCCACTCATGTTGCCTGCTCACACGGCGGCGGGGCGGCGGCCCGGCGCCCAGCTCAAGGTCCGGGCACTATCATCATCGGAGAAGGAAAAGGCCCTGGGCGGGCTGGCAGCGGCCGCAATGGTGGCCGCGCTAGTGATCCCGGAGGTGGCAGAGGCGGCACAGCCAGGCATCTCGCCGTCGCTGAAGAACTTCCTCCTTAGCATCGTCTCCGGCGGGGTGGTGGTCGGCGTGATCGCAGGAGCCGTTGTCGCCGTCTCCAACTTCGACCCTGTGAAGCGGAGCTGA